The Micromonospora sp. WMMD961 genome has a segment encoding these proteins:
- a CDS encoding Na+/H+ antiporter, whose protein sequence is MESLFPVVVFLAIATLGAALARRLGLLAPIVLVVVGLALSFVPGFPQMHLEPELVLIGILPPLLYVAALETSVPAFKNNIRPILLLAVGLVLFTAFVVGLVLHLLLPQLPFAICLALGAVVAPPDAVAATAVARRVGLPRRVVTILEGESLINDATALVLLRVATMATVGSAVGTTEVALEVLRATGGGILIGALGAVVFGFLHRRISDPLLDNALSLIIPFAVVFTAEHLHASGVVAVVVTGLVLGHQLPQLMSAASRLQVGAFWRLVRFLLEGLVFLLVGLQLREVLRDLDEPVGSLILITFAVLATVFLSRFVWLFPATYLARLVPRVRQRDPRPSPKVPIVIGWAGMRGVVTLAAALALPLTLADDEPYPRALLIWLAFAVIVFTLVGQGATLPLVARRLRLPPDDPVQDALSAAGVQQQASRAAQERLDELADSAPAAVVDRLRRAVEDRTNMAWERLGGTERETPSQAYGRLRQEMIDAEREVFRAARDSGRIPEEVLVQAYRDLDLEESLLREVEK, encoded by the coding sequence ATGGAAAGCCTGTTTCCGGTCGTCGTCTTCCTGGCGATCGCCACCCTGGGCGCCGCGCTGGCCCGCCGGCTCGGCCTGCTCGCACCGATCGTGCTGGTCGTGGTCGGTCTGGCGCTCTCGTTCGTGCCGGGCTTCCCGCAGATGCACCTCGAACCCGAGTTGGTGCTGATCGGCATCCTGCCGCCGTTGCTCTACGTGGCCGCGCTGGAGACCTCGGTGCCGGCGTTCAAGAACAACATCCGGCCGATCCTGCTGCTCGCGGTCGGCCTGGTGCTGTTCACGGCGTTCGTGGTCGGGTTGGTACTGCACCTGCTGCTGCCGCAGCTGCCGTTCGCGATCTGCCTCGCACTCGGCGCGGTGGTCGCCCCACCGGACGCCGTGGCCGCCACGGCCGTCGCCCGCCGGGTCGGGCTGCCCCGCCGGGTCGTCACCATCCTGGAGGGCGAGAGCCTCATCAACGACGCCACCGCGCTGGTGCTGCTGCGGGTCGCGACGATGGCCACCGTCGGCTCGGCCGTCGGCACCACCGAGGTCGCCCTCGAGGTGCTGCGGGCCACCGGCGGCGGCATCCTGATCGGAGCGCTCGGGGCGGTGGTGTTCGGCTTCCTGCACCGGCGGATCAGTGACCCGCTGCTGGACAACGCGCTGTCGCTGATCATCCCGTTCGCGGTGGTGTTCACCGCCGAGCATCTGCACGCCTCCGGGGTGGTCGCGGTGGTCGTCACCGGTCTGGTGCTCGGCCACCAGCTGCCGCAGCTGATGTCGGCGGCGTCCCGGTTGCAGGTCGGGGCGTTCTGGCGGCTGGTCCGTTTCCTGCTGGAGGGTCTGGTCTTCCTGCTGGTCGGGCTCCAACTGCGGGAGGTCCTGCGCGATCTCGACGAGCCGGTCGGCTCACTCATCCTGATCACCTTCGCGGTGCTCGCCACCGTCTTCCTGAGCCGGTTCGTCTGGCTCTTCCCGGCCACCTATCTGGCTCGGCTGGTGCCCCGGGTCCGGCAGCGCGACCCCCGGCCGTCCCCCAAGGTCCCGATCGTCATCGGCTGGGCCGGCATGCGCGGTGTGGTGACCCTGGCCGCCGCACTCGCGTTGCCGCTGACCCTCGCCGACGACGAGCCGTACCCCCGGGCGTTGCTCATCTGGTTGGCCTTCGCGGTGATCGTCTTCACACTCGTCGGCCAGGGTGCCACGCTGCCGTTGGTCGCGCGTCGGCTGCGGCTGCCCCCGGACGACCCGGTGCAGGACGCGTTGTCCGCGGCCGGCGTGCAGCAGCAGGCCAGCCGGGCCGCTCAGGAGCGCCTCGACGAGCTGGCCGACAGCGCGCCGGCGGCGGTGGTGGACCGGCTGCGTCGAGCGGTGGAGGACCGCACCAACATGGCGTGGGAACGGCTCGGTGGCACCGAGCGGGAGACGCCGTCGCAGGCGTACGGTCGGCTACGGCAGGAGATGATCGACGCCGAGCGGGAGGTGTTCCGGGCCGCCCGGGACTCCGGTCGGATACCCGAGGAGGTGCTGGTGCAGGCCTATCGTGACCTGGACCTGGAAGAGTCGTTGCTGCGGGAGGTCGAGAAGTGA
- a CDS encoding UBP-type zinc finger domain-containing protein, protein MSCQHLTEAGAVEARTPDECADCVAVGDTYWVHLRTCLSCGQVGCCDSSPNQHASKHYASTGHPVIRSAQPGESWRWCYVDEEIG, encoded by the coding sequence GTGAGTTGTCAGCACCTGACCGAGGCGGGTGCCGTCGAGGCGCGTACTCCGGACGAGTGCGCGGACTGCGTCGCCGTCGGCGACACCTACTGGGTGCACCTGCGCACCTGCCTGAGCTGCGGGCAGGTCGGCTGCTGCGATTCGTCGCCGAACCAGCACGCGAGCAAGCACTACGCGTCCACCGGACACCCGGTGATCCGCTCGGCGCAGCCCGGCGAGTCGTGGCGCTGGTGCTACGTCGACGAGGAGATCGGCTGA
- a CDS encoding MFS transporter, with protein MGIRAGFRGRRRSLSPLPPPGRLRTLSLATLANTVGTGLWVTAAALYLTRSVGLTPTEVGLGLTVAGLVGLTASVPLGGLADRRDPRALRAVLQLAQAAVAAAYLLVGSFPVFLLVATVDALLVSGNLAVRAALVAAVGGPEGRVHAFATLRAVANLGVTLGAGLAAFALVADTGWAYRLLVLGNVATYLLSAALIMRLPSYPPVRRPVRPRPGRAVRDGRFLAVAGASAVLSLHWVALTLILPLWVVTRTDAPPVTVAAVLLVNTLLTVLFAVRLSGSARHALPAAATMRRAGLVLATGMLLWATTAVVPTVAAIGLLLGATAVYTLGDLWHGGAGAALAYDLAAPDAIGAYQGVDTLLSGLARAAGPALLTWLILDGGPVGWLALAGMLAGTGLAVPPLTRRALANRVRPLPASGQPISSST; from the coding sequence ATGGGCATCCGGGCGGGGTTTCGTGGCCGACGGCGGTCGCTGTCGCCGCTACCGCCGCCCGGTCGGCTGCGCACCCTGTCGCTGGCCACCCTGGCCAACACGGTCGGCACCGGGCTGTGGGTGACCGCTGCGGCGCTCTACCTCACCCGTTCCGTGGGGCTGACTCCGACCGAGGTGGGGTTGGGGCTCACTGTCGCCGGCCTGGTCGGGCTCACCGCCAGCGTGCCGCTCGGCGGCCTCGCCGACCGGCGTGATCCCCGGGCGCTGCGTGCGGTCCTCCAACTGGCACAGGCCGCTGTCGCGGCCGCGTACCTGCTGGTCGGCTCGTTCCCGGTCTTCCTGCTGGTGGCCACCGTGGACGCGCTGCTGGTCTCCGGCAACCTGGCCGTCCGCGCCGCGCTGGTCGCTGCGGTCGGCGGCCCGGAGGGCCGGGTGCACGCCTTTGCCACCCTTCGCGCGGTGGCGAACCTGGGCGTGACGCTCGGCGCGGGGCTGGCCGCGTTCGCGCTGGTGGCGGACACCGGGTGGGCGTACCGACTGCTGGTGCTCGGCAACGTCGCGACGTATCTGCTGTCGGCGGCGCTGATCATGCGACTGCCGTCGTATCCGCCGGTCCGGCGGCCGGTCCGGCCGCGACCGGGCCGTGCGGTGCGCGACGGGCGCTTCCTCGCGGTCGCCGGCGCTTCGGCGGTGCTCTCCCTGCACTGGGTGGCGCTGACGCTGATTCTGCCGCTGTGGGTGGTGACCCGCACCGACGCGCCCCCGGTGACCGTCGCCGCCGTGCTGCTGGTCAACACGCTGCTCACCGTGCTGTTCGCGGTACGGCTGAGCGGGAGCGCCCGGCACGCGTTGCCGGCGGCGGCGACGATGCGTCGGGCCGGCCTGGTGCTCGCGACCGGGATGCTGCTCTGGGCCACGACCGCCGTCGTGCCCACCGTGGCCGCGATCGGCCTGTTACTGGGCGCGACAGCGGTCTACACACTCGGTGATCTGTGGCACGGCGGGGCCGGGGCGGCGCTGGCCTACGACCTCGCCGCCCCGGACGCCATCGGCGCCTACCAGGGGGTCGACACACTGCTCTCCGGCCTGGCCCGCGCGGCCGGGCCGGCATTGCTGACCTGGCTGATCCTCGACGGAGGTCCGGTCGGCTGGCTGGCCCTGGCCGGGATGCTCGCCGGCACCGGCTTGGCCGTGCCGCCGCTGACCCGACGGGCCCTGGCGAACCGCGTCCGGCCGCTCCCGGCCAGCGGTCAGCCGATCTCCTCGTCGACGTAG
- a CDS encoding GNAT family N-acetyltransferase, translating into MTDQQSITIRPAGPDDAGTVLRLLDSATAWLAARGRTGQWGTEPASTDPRRIAQADDWASGGGLHLAMCADRPVGALVVGSASGTVPPAAEPELYVRLLVTDREYAGMGIGARLLGHAADLARSRGLGLLRVDCYGGDDRALVRFYEGCGFTATEAFTVARPGRDPWPGQLLIRRLG; encoded by the coding sequence ATGACCGACCAGCAGAGCATCACCATCCGCCCCGCTGGCCCCGACGACGCCGGGACCGTGCTGCGGCTACTCGACAGCGCTACCGCCTGGCTGGCTGCGCGCGGCCGGACCGGCCAGTGGGGCACCGAGCCGGCCTCGACAGATCCGCGGCGCATCGCCCAGGCCGACGACTGGGCATCGGGCGGCGGCCTGCACCTGGCGATGTGTGCTGACCGCCCGGTCGGTGCGCTGGTGGTCGGCTCCGCCAGCGGTACCGTGCCCCCGGCTGCCGAGCCGGAGCTGTACGTGCGGCTGCTGGTCACCGACCGGGAGTATGCCGGCATGGGGATCGGGGCGCGGCTGCTGGGGCACGCCGCGGACCTGGCCCGGTCGCGAGGGCTGGGACTGTTGCGGGTGGACTGCTACGGCGGCGACGATCGGGCGCTGGTCCGCTTCTACGAGGGCTGCGGCTTCACCGCCACCGAGGCGTTCACTGTCGCGCGACCGGGACGTGACCCCTGGCCCGGGCAACTCCTCATCCGTCGGCTCGGCTGA